The following coding sequences lie in one Cupriavidus sp. WKF15 genomic window:
- a CDS encoding tetratricopeptide repeat protein, with translation MSLTLPTERLAPARRAMTALAVLAALAGTAHAQNGPLSLAAPTAPPSGPRSADPGMAKAERAAAGKRYDEAISGYDRVLATNPRNAQARFERAWAMAQAGREDDAIRAFAEMAQDFPELPEPHNNLALLYAKRGDLKRAEAELLLATEVKPGFAIGYTNLGDVYRRLAEQAYAEALRRNPGDARAGAALRQLRPAANPASPTTPAPVHAPASAPAAR, from the coding sequence ATGAGCCTGACCCTGCCCACCGAGCGCCTCGCCCCAGCGCGCCGCGCCATGACCGCACTGGCCGTGCTTGCCGCGCTGGCAGGCACTGCCCATGCGCAGAACGGCCCGCTGTCCCTGGCCGCCCCGACCGCGCCGCCATCGGGCCCGCGTTCGGCCGACCCTGGCATGGCCAAGGCTGAACGCGCCGCCGCCGGCAAGCGCTACGACGAAGCCATTTCCGGGTACGACCGCGTGCTGGCCACCAACCCTCGGAATGCGCAGGCCCGTTTCGAGCGCGCCTGGGCCATGGCGCAGGCTGGCCGCGAGGACGACGCGATCCGGGCATTCGCCGAAATGGCGCAGGATTTCCCAGAGCTGCCAGAGCCGCACAACAACCTCGCGCTGCTCTACGCAAAACGCGGCGATCTGAAACGCGCGGAAGCGGAGCTGTTGCTCGCCACCGAGGTCAAGCCCGGCTTTGCCATCGGCTACACCAACCTGGGTGACGTCTACCGGCGCCTGGCCGAGCAGGCCTATGCCGAAGCGCTGCGCCGCAACCCCGGCGATGCGCGCGCCGGCGCCGCGCTGCGCCAGTTGCGGCCTGCCGCAAACCCGGCAAGCCCGACCACCCCGGCCCCGGTCCACGCGCCTGCCAGCGCACCGGCCGCGCGCTGA
- a CDS encoding peptidylprolyl isomerase, whose translation MIRSRRILLAGLSAAALALSALPSMAQQTQKAERVQFVTSQGKFTVEVYPDVAPKTVANFMEYVKSGFYTGTIFHRVINGFMVQGGGFDREMKQKPTRAPIPLEAQNGLKNKAGTVAMARTGDPNSATAQFFVNVVDNPNLDYPQPDGNGYAVFGKVVEGMDTIEKIKNVPTTAYGPMRNVPATPIVIESASVIQ comes from the coding sequence ATGATCCGTTCCCGCCGCATCCTCCTGGCCGGCCTGAGCGCCGCCGCACTGGCCCTGTCTGCCCTGCCTTCGATGGCACAGCAGACGCAGAAGGCCGAACGTGTGCAGTTCGTCACCAGCCAGGGCAAGTTCACCGTCGAGGTCTATCCCGACGTCGCGCCCAAGACCGTCGCCAACTTCATGGAGTATGTGAAGAGCGGCTTCTACACTGGCACCATCTTCCACCGCGTCATCAACGGCTTCATGGTGCAGGGCGGCGGTTTCGACCGCGAGATGAAGCAGAAGCCCACGCGCGCGCCGATCCCGCTCGAAGCCCAGAACGGGCTGAAGAACAAGGCCGGCACGGTGGCCATGGCACGCACCGGCGACCCGAACTCGGCCACCGCCCAGTTCTTCGTCAATGTGGTGGATAATCCGAATCTCGACTACCCGCAGCCGGACGGCAACGGCTACGCCGTGTTCGGCAAGGTGGTGGAAGGCATGGATACGATCGAAAAGATCAAGAACGTGCCGACCACGGCCTACGGCCCCATGCGCAATGTGCCGGCCACGCCCATCGTGATCGAGTCGGCCAGCGTCATCCAATAA
- a CDS encoding peptidylprolyl isomerase, with product MSKVQLHTNQGVITIELDSEKAPKSVENFLSYVRKGHYDNTIFHRVIKNFMIQGGGFEPGMKQKGTDAPIENEAGNGLKNDKYTVAMARTNAPHSATAQFFINVVDNDFLNFSSPTPQGFGYAVFGKVVEGTEVVDQIKGVRTGSSGFHQDVPLEDVVIEKAVIVE from the coding sequence ATGTCCAAGGTCCAGCTCCACACCAACCAGGGTGTCATTACCATCGAACTCGACTCCGAAAAGGCTCCGAAGTCGGTCGAGAACTTCCTGTCGTATGTCCGCAAGGGCCACTATGACAACACCATCTTCCACCGCGTGATCAAGAACTTCATGATCCAGGGCGGCGGCTTCGAGCCCGGCATGAAGCAAAAGGGCACGGATGCACCGATCGAGAACGAAGCCGGCAACGGCCTGAAGAACGACAAGTACACCGTGGCCATGGCGCGCACCAACGCACCCCACTCCGCCACGGCCCAGTTCTTCATCAACGTGGTCGACAACGACTTCCTGAACTTCAGCTCGCCGACGCCGCAGGGCTTCGGCTATGCCGTGTTCGGCAAGGTCGTCGAAGGCACCGAGGTTGTCGACCAGATCAAGGGCGTGCGCACCGGCAGCTCGGGCTTCCACCAGGACGTGCCGCTGGAAGACGTGGTGATCGAAAAGGCCGTGATCGTCGAGTAA
- a CDS encoding UDP-2,3-diacylglucosamine diphosphatase encodes MTAIPTTPVASPLEVQAPAWFISDLHLTPGMPRTLAAFERALERAASEARTLFILGDFFEFWVGDEETSSPFATQVANALRTLAGRGVPVYLMHGNRDFLLGKRFANAAGVTLLPDPTVILCAGQRVVLSHGDMLCTDDERYNRFRRWTRKPWVQRLFLALPLSARLGVARRLRVDSEAGRARQLAQGLPTQVVYGDATPAAVTALLEACDARLLVHGHTHRPARHQDVSGVRWVLTDWDLDGGQPRAAVLQLDEGGFHLLPQTT; translated from the coding sequence ATGACCGCAATCCCCACCACGCCGGTGGCCAGTCCCCTCGAGGTACAGGCACCGGCGTGGTTCATTTCCGACCTGCACCTGACCCCGGGCATGCCGCGCACGCTGGCCGCGTTCGAGCGCGCGCTGGAGCGCGCCGCCTCGGAAGCCCGCACCCTCTTCATACTGGGCGATTTCTTCGAGTTCTGGGTCGGCGACGAAGAGACCAGCTCCCCGTTTGCCACACAGGTGGCAAACGCACTGCGCACGCTGGCCGGGCGCGGCGTGCCGGTTTACCTCATGCATGGCAACCGCGATTTCCTGCTGGGCAAGCGCTTCGCCAATGCGGCAGGCGTGACCTTGCTGCCTGACCCGACCGTCATTCTCTGCGCCGGCCAGCGCGTGGTGCTGAGCCACGGCGACATGCTGTGCACCGATGACGAGCGCTACAACCGCTTCCGACGCTGGACCCGCAAACCCTGGGTCCAACGCCTGTTCCTGGCACTGCCGCTGTCGGCTCGGCTGGGCGTGGCGCGACGCCTGCGCGTGGACAGCGAAGCCGGACGCGCGCGCCAGCTTGCGCAAGGCCTGCCGACCCAGGTCGTATACGGCGATGCCACACCCGCTGCGGTGACGGCACTGCTCGAAGCCTGCGACGCCCGGCTGCTAGTGCACGGCCACACGCACCGCCCTGCACGGCACCAGGATGTCTCGGGCGTGCGCTGGGTGCTCACCGACTGGGATCTCGACGGCGGCCAGCCGCGCGCCGCGGTGCTGCAGCTGGACGAAGGCGGCTTCCATCTGTTGCCACAGACGACATAA